Proteins encoded by one window of Actinocorallia herbida:
- a CDS encoding enoyl-CoA hydratase/isomerase family protein, which yields MIEIDDAGSGVLVLRLTQGENRFSPDFLDAFGKALDEVEGTAKALVTTGEGKFYSNGLDLDWLSGNGDKFDWYLGRVHALYARMLGLNLPTVAAVNGHAFAGGGMLSLAHDFSVMRADRGWFCLPEIDLKMPFSPAMVALIQAKLPKETVHEAALTGRRYTGTESVAAGIAHHAVAEDEVLAKAVEVATALGAKDGKSFGAIRRTLYRPALNALTDAAAAAATGS from the coding sequence ATGATCGAGATCGACGACGCCGGGTCCGGGGTCCTCGTCCTGCGCCTGACCCAGGGGGAGAACCGGTTCAGCCCGGACTTCCTCGACGCCTTCGGCAAGGCGCTCGACGAGGTCGAGGGCACCGCCAAGGCCCTCGTGACCACCGGCGAGGGCAAGTTCTACTCCAATGGCCTCGACCTGGACTGGCTGTCGGGCAACGGAGACAAGTTCGACTGGTATCTAGGCCGCGTCCACGCGCTGTACGCGCGGATGCTCGGCCTGAACCTGCCGACCGTCGCGGCGGTCAACGGGCACGCCTTCGCGGGCGGCGGGATGCTGTCCCTGGCCCATGACTTCAGCGTCATGCGGGCCGACCGCGGCTGGTTCTGCCTGCCCGAGATCGACCTGAAGATGCCGTTCTCTCCGGCGATGGTGGCGCTGATCCAGGCGAAGCTGCCCAAGGAGACCGTGCACGAGGCCGCGCTGACCGGCCGCCGCTACACGGGCACCGAGTCGGTCGCGGCGGGGATCGCCCACCACGCCGTCGCCGAGGACGAGGTGCTGGCCAAGGCCGTCGAGGTCGCGACCGCGCTGGGCGCCAAGGACGGCAAGAGCTTCGGGGCCATCCGCCGGACGCTGTACCGGCCCGCGCTGAACGCGCTCACGGACGCGGCCGCGGCCGCGGCCACGGGCTCCTGA
- a CDS encoding shikimate kinase has product MSPRAVLIGPPGSGKTTIGVALAALLGVDFRDTDADIVLKTGKPVGDIFVDDGEARFRELERAAVRDALAEHDGVLALGGGAILAPETQELLAGHRVVYLDVSLEEAVKRVGLNSVRPLLVFNPRSQLRKLMAERLPIYQRLAEITAATTGRAEDEVVAEIAAALETVR; this is encoded by the coding sequence GTGAGCCCCCGCGCCGTCCTCATCGGTCCCCCCGGCAGCGGCAAGACCACGATCGGGGTGGCGCTCGCCGCCCTCCTCGGGGTGGACTTCCGCGACACCGACGCCGACATCGTGCTCAAGACCGGCAAACCGGTCGGCGACATCTTCGTCGACGACGGCGAGGCGCGCTTCCGCGAGCTGGAGCGGGCCGCGGTCCGTGACGCGCTCGCCGAACACGACGGGGTGCTGGCTCTCGGCGGCGGCGCGATCCTCGCCCCGGAGACCCAGGAGCTGCTGGCCGGGCACCGCGTGGTGTACCTCGACGTCTCCCTGGAAGAGGCGGTCAAGCGCGTCGGCCTGAACTCCGTGCGCCCGCTGCTGGTGTTCAACCCGCGCTCGCAACTGCGCAAGCTCATGGCCGAGCGGCTGCCGATCTACCAGCGGCTCGCCGAGATCACCGCGGCCACCACCGGCCGCGCCGAGGACGAGGTCGTCGCCGAGATCGCGGCGGCCCTGGAGACCGTGCGATGA
- the aroC gene encoding chorismate synthase has product MLRWLTAGESHGPALVAIVEGMPAGVRVTSADVAEGLRRRRLGHGRGARMKFEQDKVSILGGVRHGSTLGGPIAIEVGNTEWPKWETVMSADPVDPDVLAAQARNAPLSRPRPGHADLSGIQKYAFDDARPVLERASARETAARVALGEVARAFLRQAVGVEVLSHVVSLGEIAVPADAPLPTPEDLEAIDATPARCFHAETDAAMVAHVDELKRAGDTLGGVVEVLAYNLPPGLGSYVHWDRRLDARLAGILMGIQAIKGVEVGDGFETARRPGTRAHDEIESTPEGVHRRTNRAGGIEGGMTNGEVLRVRAAMKPISTVPRQLDTIDVLTGEPAKAINQRSDVTAVPAAGVVAEAMVALCLADAVLEKFGGDTVEETARNARAYLESLVVK; this is encoded by the coding sequence ATGTTGCGCTGGTTGACCGCTGGGGAGTCCCACGGGCCCGCTCTCGTCGCGATCGTCGAGGGCATGCCCGCCGGAGTGCGGGTGACGTCCGCGGACGTCGCCGAGGGCCTGCGCCGCCGCAGGCTCGGACACGGCCGGGGCGCCCGGATGAAGTTCGAGCAGGACAAGGTGTCGATCCTCGGAGGGGTCAGGCACGGATCGACCCTCGGCGGGCCGATCGCGATCGAGGTCGGCAACACCGAGTGGCCCAAATGGGAGACCGTGATGTCGGCCGACCCGGTCGACCCCGACGTCCTCGCCGCCCAGGCGCGCAACGCGCCGCTGTCGCGGCCGCGCCCGGGTCACGCGGATCTGTCGGGCATCCAGAAGTACGCCTTCGACGACGCCCGCCCGGTCCTGGAGCGCGCCAGCGCCCGGGAGACCGCCGCGCGCGTCGCCCTCGGCGAGGTCGCCAGGGCGTTCCTGCGCCAGGCCGTCGGCGTCGAGGTGCTGAGCCACGTGGTCTCGCTCGGCGAGATCGCGGTGCCCGCGGACGCCCCGCTGCCGACCCCGGAGGACCTGGAGGCGATCGACGCCACCCCGGCGCGCTGCTTCCACGCCGAGACGGACGCGGCGATGGTCGCGCACGTCGACGAGCTGAAGAGGGCGGGCGACACCCTCGGCGGCGTCGTAGAGGTCCTCGCCTACAACCTGCCCCCGGGCCTCGGCAGCTACGTGCACTGGGACCGCCGCCTCGACGCGCGCCTCGCCGGGATCCTCATGGGCATCCAGGCGATCAAGGGCGTGGAGGTCGGCGACGGCTTCGAGACCGCCCGCCGCCCGGGAACCCGCGCCCACGACGAGATCGAGAGCACCCCCGAGGGCGTGCACCGCAGGACCAACCGCGCGGGCGGCATCGAGGGCGGCATGACCAACGGCGAGGTCCTGCGGGTCCGCGCCGCGATGAAGCCGATCTCCACGGTGCCGCGCCAGCTCGACACGATCGACGTGCTCACCGGCGAGCCGGCCAAGGCCATCAACCAGCGCAGCGACGTCACGGCGGTGCCCGCCGCGGGCGTCGTCGCCGAGGCGATGGTGGCGCTGTGCCTGGCGGACGCGGTGCTGGAGAAGTTCGGCGGGGACACCGTGGAGGAGACCGCGCGCAACGCCCGCGCCTACCTCGAGTCTCTGGTGGTCAAGTGA
- a CDS encoding LLM class F420-dependent oxidoreductase, translating into MRIGMPLGYAGGFKEAVTELVDFEKAGLDIVYVPEAYSFDAVSQLGYIAAKTERLQIASGILNIYSRTPALMAMTAAGIDYVSDGRFTLGLGASGPQVIEGFHGLPYHAPLGRTREVIEICRQVWKREAPLNYEGKYYTLPLPAEKGTGLGKALKIINHPVRKSIPVEIAAIGEKNVELAAEIADGWQPIFFLPEKAGDVWGDSLAKGKAKRSAELGDLGISVAASLAIGDDVEGYLDFGRPHLALYIGGMGAKGKNFYNSLCRRYGWEKEAEEIQDLYLAGKKAEAAEKVPAELLKNMSLIGPESWVKERIAAFKAAGVTTFNITPVAADHKGKLALIERFKGLVEEA; encoded by the coding sequence ATGCGCATCGGAATGCCCCTGGGTTACGCGGGCGGTTTCAAGGAAGCCGTCACCGAGCTCGTCGACTTCGAGAAGGCCGGGCTCGACATCGTCTACGTGCCCGAGGCCTACAGCTTCGACGCGGTCAGCCAGCTCGGCTACATCGCGGCCAAGACCGAGCGGCTGCAGATCGCCTCGGGCATCCTCAACATCTACTCCCGCACCCCCGCCCTCATGGCGATGACGGCCGCGGGCATCGACTACGTCTCCGACGGCCGCTTCACCCTCGGCCTCGGCGCGTCCGGCCCGCAGGTCATCGAGGGCTTCCACGGCCTGCCCTACCACGCGCCGCTCGGCCGCACCCGCGAGGTCATCGAGATCTGCCGCCAGGTGTGGAAGCGCGAGGCGCCGCTGAACTACGAGGGCAAGTACTACACGCTGCCGCTGCCCGCGGAGAAGGGCACCGGTCTCGGCAAGGCGCTGAAGATCATCAACCACCCGGTGCGCAAGTCGATCCCGGTCGAGATCGCCGCCATCGGCGAGAAGAACGTGGAGCTCGCCGCGGAGATCGCCGACGGCTGGCAGCCGATCTTCTTCCTGCCGGAGAAGGCGGGCGACGTGTGGGGCGACTCCCTCGCCAAGGGCAAGGCCAAGCGCTCCGCGGAGCTGGGCGACCTCGGCATCTCCGTGGCCGCCTCCCTGGCGATCGGCGACGACGTCGAGGGCTACCTCGACTTCGGCCGCCCCCACCTCGCCCTCTACATCGGCGGCATGGGGGCCAAGGGCAAGAACTTCTACAACTCCCTGTGCCGCCGTTACGGCTGGGAGAAGGAGGCCGAGGAGATCCAGGACCTCTACCTGGCCGGCAAGAAGGCCGAAGCCGCCGAGAAGGTCCCCGCCGAACTCCTCAAGAACATGTCCCTCATCGGCCCCGAATCCTGGGTCAAGGAGCGCATCGCCGCCTTCAAGGCCGCCGGCGTCACCACCTTCAACATCACCCCCGTCGCCGCCGACCACAAGGGCAAGCTCGCCCTCATCGAACGCTTCAAGGGCTTGGTCGAAGAAGCGTGA
- a CDS encoding flavin monoamine oxidase family protein: MTSVSRRRMLGGAVVSAASLAALPATSASAAPGDPGEPLEVDVCVVGGGLSGLTAARDLVAAGKSVVVLEGRDRAGGRVYGMTLGDGTVTEGGAEFIGPTQDRIAALAQSLGVQTFPTYNTGKNVYYRSNKRSTYATDGLLGAVPPDWGVVDLELAMTTLSGMAATITPGRPWTAAKAEEWDSQTFHTWSRLNTVSAGARFLFDAFISSTLSVRSKEVSLLYVLNYIASAGNAANAGNIDRLINTAGGGQELRITGGSQEIPLRLAAQLGDRVKLNTRVRRITLDGGPRALVESDALQVSAKRVIVAMSPQQTASIEFRPGLPASRAQLIQRFPMGSVAKFVAVYPTPFWRADGLTGQAVADSGAIDATFDNSPADGSRGLLMGFVNQTNMRRLHGKSDAEIATACLASFVKLFGAQAAAPSHYAYHLWDADPFSGGGPTGIAAPGVLTEFGEALRAPHALIHWAGTETADFWTGYMDGAVRSGERAASEVVALV; the protein is encoded by the coding sequence ATGACGTCAGTAAGCCGCAGAAGGATGCTCGGAGGCGCCGTGGTCTCCGCGGCCTCGCTCGCCGCCCTCCCCGCCACCAGCGCCTCGGCCGCCCCGGGAGACCCCGGTGAGCCCCTCGAGGTCGACGTCTGCGTCGTCGGCGGCGGTCTCTCCGGCCTCACCGCCGCCCGGGACCTCGTCGCCGCGGGCAAGTCCGTCGTCGTCCTCGAAGGCCGCGACCGCGCGGGCGGGCGCGTCTACGGCATGACGCTCGGCGACGGGACCGTCACCGAAGGCGGCGCGGAGTTCATCGGCCCGACCCAGGACCGCATCGCCGCCCTCGCGCAGAGCCTCGGCGTCCAGACGTTCCCCACCTACAACACCGGCAAGAACGTCTACTACCGCAGCAACAAGCGCTCCACCTACGCCACCGACGGCCTCCTCGGCGCCGTCCCGCCCGACTGGGGCGTCGTCGACCTCGAACTGGCGATGACCACGCTCAGCGGCATGGCCGCGACCATCACCCCCGGCAGGCCCTGGACCGCCGCCAAGGCCGAGGAATGGGACTCCCAGACCTTTCACACCTGGTCGCGCCTCAACACCGTCAGCGCCGGCGCCCGGTTCCTGTTCGACGCGTTCATCTCCTCGACCCTGTCGGTCCGCTCCAAGGAGGTCTCCCTCCTCTACGTGCTGAACTACATCGCGTCCGCCGGCAACGCCGCGAACGCCGGGAACATCGACCGGCTCATCAACACCGCCGGCGGCGGGCAGGAACTGCGCATCACCGGCGGCTCGCAGGAGATCCCGCTGCGCCTCGCCGCCCAGCTCGGCGACCGGGTGAAGCTGAACACCCGCGTCCGGCGGATCACCCTGGACGGCGGGCCGCGCGCCCTCGTCGAGAGCGACGCCCTCCAGGTGTCGGCCAAGCGCGTCATCGTCGCGATGTCACCGCAGCAGACCGCGAGCATCGAGTTCCGGCCCGGCCTGCCCGCCTCGCGCGCCCAGCTGATCCAGCGCTTCCCGATGGGATCGGTCGCCAAGTTCGTCGCGGTCTACCCGACCCCGTTCTGGCGGGCCGACGGCCTCACCGGCCAGGCCGTCGCCGACTCCGGCGCCATCGACGCGACCTTCGACAACAGCCCCGCGGACGGTTCCCGCGGCCTCCTCATGGGCTTCGTCAACCAGACGAACATGCGCAGACTGCACGGCAAGAGCGACGCCGAGATCGCCACCGCCTGCCTCGCCTCGTTCGTCAAGCTCTTCGGCGCCCAGGCCGCCGCCCCCTCCCACTACGCCTACCACCTGTGGGACGCCGACCCCTTCAGCGGCGGCGGCCCCACCGGCATCGCCGCCCCCGGCGTCCTCACCGAGTTCGGCGAAGCCCTCCGCGCCCCCCACGCCCTCATCCACTGGGCCGGCACCGAAACCGCCGACTTCTGGACGGGATACATGGACGGCGCCGTGAGGTCGGGCGAGCGGGCCGCCTCCGAAGTCGTGGCATTGGTCTGA
- the efp gene encoding elongation factor P, whose protein sequence is MATTNDLKNGLVVKLDNGELWSVVEFQHVKPGKGPAFVRTKLKHVKSGKIVDKTFNAGLKIETATVDKRDMQFSYKDGDDYVFMDNETFEMLYVSPAVLGDAAKFLLDNGQAMLALHESEVLYVELPVTVEIIVKHTDPGLQGDRSTGGTKPATLETDAEIKVPLFITTGEKIKVDTRTGDYLGRA, encoded by the coding sequence GTGGCGACGACGAACGACCTCAAGAACGGCCTGGTAGTGAAGCTCGACAACGGCGAGCTGTGGTCGGTGGTGGAGTTCCAGCACGTCAAGCCGGGCAAGGGGCCCGCCTTCGTCCGCACCAAGTTGAAGCACGTCAAGTCCGGCAAGATCGTGGACAAGACCTTCAACGCCGGTTTGAAGATCGAGACCGCGACCGTCGACAAGCGCGACATGCAGTTCTCGTACAAGGACGGCGACGACTACGTCTTCATGGACAACGAGACGTTCGAGATGCTCTACGTCTCGCCGGCCGTCCTGGGTGACGCGGCCAAGTTCCTGCTGGACAACGGCCAGGCGATGCTGGCGCTCCACGAGAGCGAGGTGCTCTACGTCGAGCTGCCCGTCACCGTGGAGATCATCGTCAAGCACACCGACCCGGGCCTCCAGGGCGACCGCTCCACCGGCGGCACCAAGCCCGCCACGCTGGAGACCGACGCGGAGATCAAGGTCCCGCTGTTCATCACGACCGGCGAGAAGATCAAGGTCGACACCCGGACCGGCGACTACCTCGGCCGCGCCTGA
- a CDS encoding TetR/AcrR family transcriptional regulator, with translation MSAKQRMVRSAAYLFRERGYSGTGFRDVIAHSGAPRGSIYHHFPGGKVELAVEAMRYAGDFIAAGTESAISEDPRAAMHAFIGWWRQVLLRSGFQAGCPIAAVTIESHEEAPQLAEAAAAAFRRWRETLAAGLVSGGCPPARAATLATLIVSAVEGATILSRAAKNTDALDAIADELESLVASAMTPPDPPEETDED, from the coding sequence ATGAGTGCCAAGCAGCGCATGGTGCGCAGTGCCGCGTACCTGTTCCGGGAACGCGGCTACAGCGGAACAGGATTCCGCGACGTGATCGCGCACAGCGGCGCGCCGCGCGGCTCGATCTACCACCACTTCCCCGGCGGCAAGGTGGAGCTCGCCGTCGAGGCGATGCGCTACGCGGGCGACTTCATCGCGGCGGGCACCGAGTCGGCGATCAGCGAGGACCCGCGCGCGGCCATGCACGCGTTCATCGGCTGGTGGCGGCAGGTGCTGCTGCGCAGCGGATTCCAGGCGGGCTGCCCCATCGCCGCCGTCACCATCGAGTCCCACGAAGAGGCCCCGCAGCTCGCCGAAGCCGCCGCCGCGGCCTTCCGCCGCTGGCGCGAGACCCTCGCCGCGGGCCTCGTCTCCGGCGGCTGCCCGCCCGCCCGCGCCGCCACCCTCGCCACCCTCATCGTCTCCGCCGTAGAGGGCGCCACCATCCTCTCCCGCGCCGCCAAGAACACCGACGCCCTGGACGCCATCGCCGACGAACTCGAATCCCTCGTCGCCTCCGCGATGACCCCGCCGGACCCCCCCGAAGAAACAGACGAGGACTGA
- the nusB gene encoding transcription antitermination factor NusB, whose amino-acid sequence MAARSKARKYAFEILFEAQQRDISPGEVALRRDKPKGEQLAEQAHAVRIIEGVTRHRERIDELLATYAVGWTLDRMPAVDLTVLRIGAFELLWADDVPDGVALSEAVALATDFSTEESPKFVNGLLSRLQELKPSLAL is encoded by the coding sequence ATGGCGGCTAGGTCCAAGGCCCGCAAGTACGCCTTCGAGATCCTCTTCGAGGCGCAGCAGCGGGACATCTCGCCGGGCGAGGTGGCGCTGCGGCGCGACAAGCCCAAGGGCGAGCAGCTGGCCGAGCAGGCGCACGCCGTCCGGATCATCGAGGGGGTGACCCGGCACCGCGAGCGGATCGACGAGCTGCTCGCCACCTACGCGGTCGGCTGGACCCTCGACCGGATGCCCGCCGTCGATCTGACGGTCCTGCGCATCGGCGCCTTCGAGCTGCTTTGGGCGGACGACGTGCCCGACGGCGTCGCCCTCTCGGAGGCCGTCGCCCTGGCGACGGACTTCTCGACCGAGGAGTCGCCGAAGTTCGTCAACGGCCTGCTGTCGCGGCTCCAGGAGCTCAAGCCGAGCCTGGCGCTGTAA
- a CDS encoding SseB family protein — MSGPNLIKPQFPDDDGSADPRLQAALTAYAGGRAAEHTVLEALAASRLLIPIVAMATSEEEVDGLRREKESEIALPMLTGQDGRKGVLAFTSLKTLQLWRADARPVPAHARDACRTALDEGADALVVDVAGPVPFAVDGVRLHLLAEGAPVPPPHRDPDVLAAIEAAFRPETGVTGVRVGPGDDTELSVRFHVDPGMDEQAAVRRIGDRLADVLRGRIVGGVELGIARR, encoded by the coding sequence GTGTCCGGACCGAATCTCATCAAGCCGCAGTTCCCCGACGACGACGGGAGCGCCGATCCCCGGCTACAGGCCGCGCTGACCGCCTACGCGGGCGGACGGGCCGCGGAGCACACCGTGCTGGAGGCGCTGGCCGCCTCCCGGCTGCTCATCCCCATCGTCGCGATGGCGACCTCCGAGGAGGAGGTCGACGGCCTGCGCCGGGAGAAGGAGAGCGAGATCGCCCTGCCGATGCTCACCGGCCAGGACGGCCGCAAAGGCGTCCTCGCGTTCACCTCGCTGAAGACCCTCCAGCTGTGGCGGGCCGACGCGCGCCCGGTCCCCGCGCACGCCCGCGACGCCTGCCGGACCGCCCTGGACGAGGGGGCCGACGCCCTGGTCGTGGACGTCGCGGGGCCCGTCCCGTTCGCCGTCGACGGCGTCCGCCTGCACCTGCTGGCCGAGGGCGCGCCCGTCCCGCCGCCGCACCGCGACCCCGACGTGCTCGCCGCGATCGAGGCGGCCTTCCGCCCGGAGACCGGCGTCACCGGGGTACGGGTCGGCCCCGGTGACGACACCGAGCTGTCCGTCCGCTTCCACGTGGACCCCGGCATGGACGAGCAGGCCGCGGTCCGCCGCATCGGCGACCGCCTCGCCGACGTCCTCCGCGGCCGCATCGTCGGCGGCGTCGAACTGGGCATCGCCCGCCGCTGA
- the aroQ gene encoding type II 3-dehydroquinate dehydratase, with product MTTVLVLNGPNLRRLGTREPEIYGADTFDDLVDLCRRTGAELGLKVEVRQTDDEAEMIGWVHAAADARTPIILNPAAFTHYSYALHDALAQRTAPLIEVHISNPHTREEYRHTSVVSSVASGVIAGFGLNSYVLALHALKNLL from the coding sequence GTGACGACGGTCCTGGTCCTGAACGGCCCCAACCTGCGCCGCCTGGGCACCCGTGAGCCGGAGATCTACGGCGCCGACACCTTCGACGACCTCGTGGACCTCTGCCGCCGCACCGGTGCCGAGCTCGGCCTGAAGGTCGAGGTCCGGCAGACCGACGACGAGGCCGAGATGATCGGCTGGGTGCACGCCGCCGCCGACGCCCGCACCCCGATCATCCTCAACCCCGCGGCCTTCACCCACTACTCCTACGCGCTGCACGACGCCCTCGCCCAGCGCACGGCCCCCCTCATCGAAGTCCACATCTCCAACCCCCACACCCGCGAGGAGTACCGCCACACCTCCGTGGTCTCCTCCGTCGCGTCCGGCGTCATCGCCGGCTTCGGCCTCAACTCCTACGTCCTGGCCCTCCACGCCCTCAAGAACCTCCTCTAG
- the aroB gene encoding 3-dehydroquinate synthase, with protein sequence MSDASRITVSGEQPYDVVIGTGVLGELPALVGEKARTVAVVHSADLPELVRPVLDVLRGAGYAVHALPVPDGEAAKNVEVLAGLWSDFARLGVTRSDAIVGVGGGAATDLAGFAAASWLRGVRCVLVPTTLLAMVDAAVGGKTGINIAEGKNLVGAFAPPAGVLCELGTLATVPREDYISGLAETIKAGFIRDPRILELVEEDPEGAASPSGPHTRELVERAVQVKADVVGADLKESGLREILNYGHTLAHAIEKVEHYAFRHGHAVAIGCVYAAELGRLAGRIDADLVARHREVFASVGLPTSYRADAWPALREVMNVDKKTRGATLRFVVLDSLGECGRLAGPSEELLQAAYLEVAR encoded by the coding sequence ATGAGCGACGCGAGCAGGATCACGGTAAGCGGCGAGCAGCCCTACGACGTCGTGATCGGCACCGGGGTGCTGGGCGAGCTGCCCGCCCTCGTCGGGGAGAAGGCCAGGACGGTCGCGGTGGTCCACTCCGCGGACCTGCCCGAGCTGGTCCGCCCCGTCCTGGACGTCCTGCGCGGCGCCGGGTACGCGGTGCACGCGCTGCCGGTGCCCGACGGCGAGGCGGCCAAGAACGTCGAGGTGCTCGCCGGGCTCTGGTCGGACTTCGCCAGGCTCGGCGTCACCCGCTCCGACGCGATCGTCGGCGTCGGCGGGGGAGCGGCCACCGACCTCGCCGGGTTCGCCGCGGCGTCCTGGCTGCGCGGCGTCCGGTGCGTCCTGGTCCCGACCACCCTGCTCGCGATGGTCGACGCCGCGGTCGGCGGCAAGACCGGCATCAACATCGCCGAGGGCAAGAACCTCGTGGGCGCCTTCGCGCCGCCCGCCGGGGTGCTGTGCGAACTCGGCACGCTCGCCACGGTCCCGCGCGAGGACTACATCTCCGGCCTCGCCGAGACGATCAAGGCGGGGTTCATCCGGGATCCGCGGATCCTCGAACTCGTCGAGGAGGACCCCGAGGGGGCGGCCTCCCCGTCCGGTCCGCACACCCGCGAGCTCGTCGAGCGGGCCGTCCAGGTCAAGGCCGACGTGGTCGGCGCGGACCTGAAGGAGTCGGGCCTGCGCGAGATCCTCAACTACGGCCACACTCTCGCGCACGCGATCGAGAAGGTCGAGCACTACGCCTTCCGGCACGGCCACGCCGTCGCCATCGGCTGCGTGTACGCCGCCGAGCTGGGCCGCCTGGCCGGCCGGATCGACGCCGACCTCGTGGCGCGGCACCGCGAGGTGTTCGCCTCGGTCGGCCTGCCGACCTCCTACCGGGCGGACGCCTGGCCCGCGCTGCGCGAGGTCATGAACGTCGACAAGAAGACCCGGGGCGCGACCCTGCGCTTCGTCGTGCTGGACTCCCTGGGCGAGTGCGGCCGCCTCGCGGGCCCGTCGGAGGAACTGCTCCAGGCGGCCTACCTGGAGGTGGCGCGGTGA
- a CDS encoding M24 family metallopeptidase, whose protein sequence is MPQIHQQRRAALAARLQAPAALITRLVNVRYLTGLESSNAAALVFADGRAVLATDGRYAGTAAVAAPDLETVITPRVAEALIERAGPELAFEAHDVTVEDHARLFCDVRATPLGHLVEELRAVKDEAEIDLLRRACALTDRAFALVLPLLAPGVTERRVAVALERHMIDLGADGIAFPSIVASGPNGAVPHHVPGDRPLADGDLVTMDFGAQVGGYHADMTRTVAVGSAAAWQREVYGLVAEAQRAAVAAAVPGADVAAVDAAARTVIAAGGHGADFTHGLGHGVGLEIHEAPMLGPSRTGKLGDRVPVTAEPGVYLAGRGGVRIEDTLVVRADGPEILTQTTKELLVL, encoded by the coding sequence ATGCCGCAGATCCACCAGCAGCGCCGCGCCGCGCTCGCCGCGAGGCTCCAGGCCCCGGCCGCGCTGATCACCCGCCTCGTCAACGTCCGCTACCTGACCGGCCTCGAGTCCTCCAACGCCGCCGCCCTGGTGTTCGCCGACGGCCGCGCCGTACTGGCCACAGACGGCCGTTATGCCGGGACCGCCGCCGTCGCCGCGCCCGACCTGGAGACGGTGATCACGCCGCGCGTCGCCGAGGCGCTGATCGAACGGGCGGGGCCCGAGCTGGCCTTCGAGGCGCACGACGTCACCGTCGAGGACCACGCGCGGCTGTTCTGCGACGTGCGCGCGACCCCGCTCGGCCACCTCGTCGAGGAGCTGCGCGCGGTCAAGGACGAGGCGGAGATCGACCTCCTGCGCCGCGCCTGCGCGCTCACCGACCGGGCGTTCGCGCTGGTCCTGCCGCTGCTCGCGCCCGGCGTCACCGAGCGGCGCGTCGCGGTCGCCCTGGAGCGGCACATGATCGACCTCGGAGCCGACGGGATCGCCTTCCCCTCGATCGTCGCGAGCGGCCCCAACGGGGCGGTGCCCCACCACGTCCCGGGCGACCGGCCGCTGGCCGACGGCGACCTGGTGACGATGGACTTCGGCGCCCAGGTCGGCGGATACCACGCCGACATGACCAGGACCGTCGCCGTCGGGTCCGCCGCGGCCTGGCAGCGGGAGGTCTACGGGCTCGTCGCCGAGGCCCAGCGCGCGGCGGTCGCCGCGGCGGTGCCGGGCGCGGACGTCGCCGCGGTGGACGCCGCGGCCCGCACGGTGATCGCCGCGGGAGGGCACGGTGCGGACTTCACGCACGGCCTCGGCCACGGAGTGGGCCTGGAGATCCACGAGGCGCCGATGCTCGGCCCCTCCAGGACCGGTAAACTGGGGGATCGAGTTCCCGTCACCGCCGAACCGGGCGTCTATCTCGCCGGCCGCGGCGGTGTGCGGATCGAGGACACGCTCGTGGTCCGCGCGGACGGCCCGGAGATCCTCACCCAGACCACCAAGGAGCTGCTGGTCCTGTGA